One window from the genome of uncultured Tateyamaria sp. encodes:
- a CDS encoding polysaccharide biosynthesis/export family protein, with translation MQHPFRFLASLMVLAVVAACTLPRGAAIESEVIRNQDNDDAAFSVVPITKDNVSQLATWPTTGWEGHYHWFARDPGPKSNVIRPGDQIDLVIWDNQENSLLTGDTQQNVALTGITVSPNGSIFVPYIDEVRISGSTPDAARRQIEEQLRAVVPDPQVQLAVTSGPDNSVDAVRGFNAPGTYPLPNRNYSILSLMSAAGGISDSLQNPLVRVIRGGSSYEIRAGDLFDRPSANVILRGGDQIIVEEDDRYFVALGATGSETIVPFTQERINAIEALALVDGIDDARANPKGVLILRDYTRKDLRADGSGPTKTQVVFAVDLTSADSLFAARKFNVNPGDLVMATESSVTSIRTIFGLVGSVVGVGNALDNN, from the coding sequence GTGCAACATCCTTTCCGCTTTTTGGCGTCTTTGATGGTGTTGGCTGTTGTCGCGGCGTGCACATTGCCGCGCGGTGCCGCCATCGAAAGCGAAGTGATCCGAAATCAGGACAACGATGATGCTGCATTCTCGGTTGTGCCGATTACCAAGGACAACGTATCCCAACTGGCCACGTGGCCCACGACGGGCTGGGAAGGTCACTATCACTGGTTTGCGCGCGACCCCGGTCCGAAATCCAATGTCATTCGCCCCGGCGATCAGATCGACCTCGTCATCTGGGACAATCAGGAAAACTCTCTGCTGACCGGCGACACGCAGCAAAACGTCGCGCTGACCGGGATCACCGTGTCCCCCAATGGCTCAATTTTCGTGCCCTACATCGACGAGGTGCGCATCAGCGGCTCGACCCCGGATGCCGCGCGTCGCCAGATCGAAGAACAATTGCGCGCCGTGGTCCCCGACCCGCAGGTGCAACTGGCCGTCACATCCGGTCCCGATAATTCGGTAGATGCGGTGCGCGGGTTCAATGCGCCCGGTACCTATCCGCTGCCCAACCGCAATTACTCCATCCTCAGCCTGATGTCGGCGGCGGGCGGGATTTCCGACAGCCTTCAAAACCCGCTGGTCCGCGTCATCCGTGGCGGCAGTTCCTATGAAATCCGCGCGGGCGATCTGTTTGACCGGCCATCCGCCAACGTCATCCTGCGCGGTGGCGACCAGATCATCGTGGAAGAGGACGACCGCTACTTCGTGGCGCTGGGGGCGACCGGGTCAGAAACCATCGTGCCCTTTACCCAGGAACGTATCAACGCCATCGAAGCGTTGGCCCTGGTGGATGGGATCGACGACGCACGCGCCAACCCCAAGGGGGTGCTGATCCTGCGGGATTACACCCGCAAGGACCTGCGCGCGGATGGGTCGGGCCCAACCAAGACCCAAGTTGTCTTTGCCGTGGACCTGACATCGGCGGATTCGCTTTTTGCCGCGCGCAAGTTCAACGTCAATCCCGGTGATCTGGTGATGGCAACCGAAAGCTCGGTCACGTCGATCCGCACCATCTTTGGCCTTGTGGGTTCGGTCGTGGGGGTCGGCAACGCGCTCGACAACAACTAA
- a CDS encoding heme biosynthesis HemY N-terminal domain-containing protein yields the protein MIWSLVKIIIFVVAVAALALGAGWLLETEGGIQIVVAGKEYTLGPLQSVIALGVLIFAVWVLLKLMGLLIAVWHFLNGDDTAISRYFERRKYAKGYDALAEGMMALASGEARTALAKAEKADRYLDRPELTNLLTAQAAELAGDRKKAEETYRKLVANDATRFVGVRGIMKQKLADGDTDTALQLAKKAFAIKPKHEETQDILLKLQADKQDWKGARETLSAKLKHGALPRDVHKRRDAVLALSEARTILESDETIEAREAAIEANRLSPDLIPAAVMAARGYIEKGQKRYATRVLKKAWDAQPHPDIAAAFAEIEPDEDAAARLKRFAALTKSKPDHPETRMLLSELNIAAEDFPAARRALADLSESDPTTRSLTLMAAVERGEGASDAVVQGWLARALTAPRGPQWVCDNCHNLHSEWAPTCDNCGAFDTMSWKRPPSVELNLPGGTEMLPLLVGAPAADTETAVEVMEDSDVIEAEDLGNPNGKNT from the coding sequence ATGATCTGGTCATTGGTTAAAATCATCATTTTCGTCGTGGCAGTGGCCGCGCTTGCCCTTGGGGCCGGTTGGTTGCTTGAAACCGAGGGCGGCATTCAGATTGTCGTGGCAGGCAAGGAATATACGCTGGGCCCGCTGCAATCCGTGATTGCCCTGGGTGTGCTGATCTTTGCGGTGTGGGTCCTGCTGAAACTCATGGGGCTTTTGATCGCGGTCTGGCACTTCCTGAACGGCGACGACACCGCCATCTCGCGCTATTTCGAACGGCGCAAATATGCCAAGGGCTATGATGCGCTGGCCGAAGGGATGATGGCGCTGGCATCTGGCGAAGCGCGCACCGCATTGGCCAAGGCCGAAAAGGCGGATCGCTACCTTGACCGGCCCGAACTGACCAACCTGTTGACGGCCCAGGCCGCCGAACTGGCGGGCGACCGCAAAAAGGCAGAAGAGACATACCGCAAACTGGTCGCCAATGACGCGACACGCTTTGTCGGCGTGCGCGGGATCATGAAACAAAAGCTGGCCGATGGCGACACCGACACGGCCTTGCAACTGGCCAAAAAAGCGTTTGCCATCAAACCCAAACACGAAGAAACCCAGGACATCCTGCTGAAGCTGCAGGCTGACAAGCAGGATTGGAAGGGCGCGCGCGAAACCCTGAGCGCCAAGCTGAAACATGGCGCCTTGCCCCGTGATGTGCACAAGCGCCGCGATGCCGTTCTGGCGCTGAGCGAAGCCAGAACCATTCTGGAAAGTGACGAGACGATCGAGGCGCGCGAGGCCGCCATCGAAGCAAACCGCCTGTCCCCCGATCTGATTCCGGCGGCCGTCATGGCCGCACGCGGATATATCGAAAAGGGGCAGAAACGATACGCAACGCGGGTTCTGAAAAAGGCGTGGGATGCCCAACCGCACCCGGATATCGCAGCCGCCTTTGCCGAAATCGAGCCGGATGAAGATGCCGCCGCGCGCCTCAAGCGTTTTGCCGCGCTGACCAAGTCCAAACCGGACCATCCCGAAACCCGCATGCTGCTGAGCGAGCTGAACATCGCGGCAGAGGATTTCCCCGCCGCGCGACGGGCGCTGGCCGATCTGTCGGAAAGCGATCCCACCACCCGGTCCCTGACCTTGATGGCGGCCGTTGAACGTGGCGAAGGGGCCAGTGATGCCGTTGTTCAGGGCTGGCTGGCGCGGGCACTGACAGCGCCCCGCGGGCCGCAATGGGTCTGCGACAATTGCCACAATCTGCATTCCGAATGGGCCCCGACATGCGACAATTGCGGGGCCTTCGACACCATGTCATGGAAACGCCCCCCCAGCGTGGAACTCAACCTGCCCGGCGGGACCGAGATGCTGCCCCTCCTGGTCGGCGCACCTGCTGCGGACACTGAAACCGCCGTTGAGGTGATGGAAGACAGTGATGTGATCGAGGCAGAAGATCTGGGCAATCCGAACGGCAAGAACACCTGA